Proteins encoded together in one Sulfolobales archaeon window:
- a CDS encoding archaemetzincin family Zn-dependent metalloprotease, producing MLLFRILGVLDVSSDVLNHVEGYLKRIFKIYSIETEVLRERPPPRFYSISRDQYRADLIIEWLKNFRRKYDEIIVGLIDGDGFVPGYNFIFGLADPIYRIATVYMRRLYREAFTDPLFLSRLEKEVTHEIGHVLGLGHCSDEKCVMRFSNSLKEVDMKSSRFCSKCRSRIIQYLYTS from the coding sequence ATGCTTCTCTTCAGAATATTAGGAGTTCTAGATGTGAGTTCTGATGTTCTAAACCATGTAGAAGGCTATCTAAAGAGGATCTTCAAGATCTATAGTATTGAAACCGAGGTTCTCAGAGAAAGACCTCCTCCGAGATTCTACTCTATATCGAGAGACCAGTATAGAGCAGATCTGATTATAGAATGGTTGAAGAATTTCAGAAGAAAGTATGATGAGATCATAGTAGGATTAATAGATGGAGACGGATTTGTTCCAGGATACAACTTTATCTTCGGTCTCGCAGATCCTATATATAGAATTGCAACAGTTTATATGAGAAGACTCTATAGAGAAGCTTTCACAGATCCTCTCTTTCTATCGAGATTAGAGAAGGAAGTCACACATGAGATAGGACATGTTCTAGGGCTTGGACATTGTAGCGATGAGAAGTGTGTTATGAGGTTTAGCAACTCGCTCAAGGAGGTTGATATGAAATCTAGTAGGTTTTGCAGTAAATGTAGATCTAGGATAATACAGTATCTCTACACATCTTAA